Proteins encoded together in one Porites lutea chromosome 2, jaPorLute2.1, whole genome shotgun sequence window:
- the LOC140928561 gene encoding protein FAM13A-like isoform X2, whose product MSQRDSGVNRQHSLETGLTQAIRPMLICASESSVSVKNQQGSDQLSVPQTTESRMAKMKKKISSPLLKRRNLSDGVAVVGNKTFGVSIDDLLRRSDGCEVPPVVTTIVEFLEKHGLSHEGIFRISGNYKVVESLKATFDKDGEADLEQVGDVMAVAGLLKLFLRELPDPLIPQNLTAEFIKIHQAQKGDSGSVSEIKSLLEKLPSSNYQLLKYLCKFLVKVSRNEENNKMSSMALSIIFGPNFFRCKDGIEGLREQGHTNAIVCKFIQEFDTLFEVSPYATTEIFRVQEAKSNDSVLQFARKYHKVGNDKPESSASDEESSHLTGDKDRTDHKDDGPTYATVKKPKKSLHLSTNVSSSTEDSGMYVRSVSPSWNTQHSDSGLAQESPKTPEGKEIVQKVINDTIKEHLFGPDLTSTDDNSPHSPESGDEGPPLPSRNYGEDETGKQRRRRRRNNKNQKQESDTSAVVEKNEREKNLINTVEFLETEGHVKARQLDKKEVTKPVKKRPKSEGYELFEREPYVIGVDNNSNNILSSTFPGNKGRAFHHKQDEIVMDDKGSYEEILTTSRGKDTLSMVKRNSEILGSLTQGRAPPPKNRRRPSLKKRKETRESFTSEQEFDKVKQTKPLVHPLVDEAKSKGKVRTTPPKSPRSGRSPRMQPSASSPRQEGDVDQVDSSPLRPRKDVLTKQYKKKHHGSPIVPPLELYKLQQQDSLPDYAQLSPRERYDGLSTDEALLSPRTRPLTVDTRTIPHECPPSPPHQQVEHSWFERRVSGSPKEEITIKQLTKAISQLKKRIREFEDAFEEEHLRRPSQSEKAPIKKFVTELGRARKQLKELKERAKDEAGRLNETVPPMGSQGMKSSSSEPLLTTTPVSIEHSLESSLKRLKEKREDDGRPEEVELMGREQLQEEKLAVQKALLQHESVFGRPSNKRDKDLMRPLYDRYRNIKRKLAMSSSESPVKVVGNRPRTSSVDRLVSDLAPIHEDAPLHSPSGGSPSRMTQSLPITGRGSPRSRKAQEASFMDTLDGDDDGLGDTIQDTMTISDAAQLREDAKFHEMTQDELSEQLELKRKEKKKLRKKLKKFEDEFFEKAGRRIQREDRGDMEPDYHEYKHIKHQLKLIEALLNKRRVINTL is encoded by the exons ATGAGTCAGAGAGACAGTGGTGTTAATCGACAACACAGTTTGGAAACTGGTCTTACTCAGGCAATTCGTCCAATGCTAATATGCGCCTCGGAATCAAGTGTTTCCGTGAAAAACCAGCAG GGTTCGGATCAGCTCTCTGTACCCCAGACTACAGAATCAAGAAtggcaaaaatgaaaaagaaaattagctCTCCTCTTTTGAAGAGAAGAAACCTGAGTGATG GTGTGGCGGTGGTTGGTAACAAGACATTTGGAGTTTCTATTGATGACTTACTAAGAAGGTCTGATGGATGCGAAGTGCCGCCAGTTGTCACAACCATTGTAGAATTCCTTGAAAAGCATG gTTTGAGCCATGAAGGAATATTTCGCATAAGCGGTAACTACAAAGTGGTTGAATCTCTTAAGGCAACATTTGATAAGG ATGGTGAAGCTGACTTGGAACAAGTTGGGGATGTCATGGCTGTAGCTGGTCTACTTAAACTTTTCTTG AGAGAATTGCCAGATCCTCTGATCCCTCAAAATCTGACTGCagaatttattaaaattcatcAAG CCCAAAAAGGTGACAGTGGTTCTGTATCAGAGATAAAGTCCCTGCTTGAGAAGCTTCCATCATCTAATTATCAGTTACTAAAATACCTGTGCAAGTTCCTTGTGAAGGTGTCTAGGAATGAAG aaaataacaaaatgagcTCCATGGCATTGTCCATAATATTTGGACCCAATTTCTTCAG GTGTAAAGATGGAATAGAAGGTCTAAGAGAACAAGGCCATACAAATGCAATCGTTTGCAAGTTTATACAAGAATTTGACACTTTATTTGAG gtGTCTCCTTATGCTACTACTGAGATATTCAGGGTTCAAGAGGCCAA GTCAAATGATTCTGTACTACAGTTTGCAAGAAAATATCATAAG GTGGGGAATGATAAACCAGAAAGTTCAGCCAGTGATGAAGAATCCTCTCATTTAACTGGTGACAAAGACAGAACTGACCATAAAGATGATGGTCCTACTTATGCAACAGtcaagaaaccaaaaaaatcttTACATCTTTCAACAAA TGTTTCTTCCTCCACGGAAGATTCGGGCATGTATGTCAGGTCTGTCTCTCCATCATGGAACACTCAACACAG TGACTCTGGTCTTGCTCAAGAATCTCCAAAGACCCCTGAAGGCAAGGA GATTGTCCAAAAGGTGATCAATGATACTATCAAAGAGCACCTGTTTGGTCCTGACCTTACTTCTACAGATGATAATAGTCCACACTCACCAGAATCTGGTGATGAAG GCCCACCACTGCCCAGCCGTAACTATGGTGAAGACGAAACTGGTAAACAGAGaaggaggagaagaagaaataataagAATCAGAAACAAGAGTCAG ATACTAGTGCTGTGGTGGAGAAAAATGAACGGGAAAAGAACCTCATAAACACAGTCGAGTTTCTTGAAACAGAAGGGCACGTCAAAGCAAGACAACTGGATAAAAAAGAAGTCACAAAACCTGTTAAGAAAAGACCCAAATCTGAGGGATATGAACTATTTGAAAGGGAACCCTATGTTATTGGTGTA GACAATAACAGTAACAACATACTCAGTTCAACCTTTCCTGGGAACAAGGGGAGAGCCTTTCACCATAAACAAGATGAAATAGTAATG GACGATAAAGGATCATATGAGGAGATATTGACCACCAGTAGAGGAAAAGATACACTGTCCATGGTGAAGAGGAACTCTGAAATACTTGGTTCTTTAACCCAAGGGCGAGCACCTCCGCCCAAGAACAGGCGGAGACCAAGCTTAAAGAAGCGAAAAGAAACCAGAGAGAGTTTTACAAGTGAACAAGAGTTTGACAAG GTGAAGCAAACCAAACCTTTAGTACACCCATTAGTCGATGAAGCAAAATCCAAAGGTAAAGTGAGGACCACACCGCCCAAATCACCCAGATCAGGACGATCACCAAGAATGCAGCCTTCAGCTTCGTCACCCAGGCAAGAG GGTGACGTAGACCAGGTTGATTCATCACCTCTTAGACCCAGAAAAGATGTCCTCACTAAACAATATAAGAAAAAACACCACGGCTCACCTATTGTCCCTCCTCTGGAACTCTACAAACTACAGCAGCAGGATTCACTGCCGGATTACGCACAGCTGTCTCCAAGGGAGCGATACGACGGCCTCAGCACCGATGAAGCACTCTTGTCCCCACGCACTCGGCCCCTTACTGTTGATACCCGGACGATACCTCACGAGTGTCCCCCATCTCCACCTCATCAACAAGTTGAACATTCGTGGTTTGAAAGAAG GGTATCCGGGTCTCCAAAAGAAGAAATAACAATCAAGCAACTTACCAAAGCAATCAGTCAACTTAAGAAGAGAATCCGGGAGTTTGAGGATGCATTCGAGGAAGAGCACTTGCGAAGGCCGTCACAGAGCGAAAAAGCACCTATCAAAAAGTTCGTCACGGAATTAGGCCGTGCGCGGAAACAACTCAAGGAACTGAAAGAACGAGCGAAAGACGAAGCTGGGCGACTCAATGAGACTGTTCCACCAATGGGCAGCCAAGGCATGAAGAGCAGTAGCAGTGAACCACTCCTTACTACCACCCCGGTCAGTATCGAGCACTCACTTGAGAGCTCACTAAAGCGACTGAAGGAGAAGAGAGAGGATGATGGTAGACCTGAGGAGGTGGAACTGATGGGCAGGGAACAATTACAGGAGGAGAAGCTGGCCGTACAAAAGGCATTACTGCAGCATGAGAGCGTGTTTGGTCGGCCTAGTAATAAAAGAGACAAGGATCTCATGAGACCTTTATATGACAG ATACCGCAATATCAAACGTAAACTTGCGATGTCTTCGTCCGAATCGCCAGTGAAAGTCGTAGGAAATCGTCCCCGTACTAGTTCAGTGGACCGACTGGTGTCAGATCTGGCTCCTATTCACGAAGACGCACCCTTACATTCGCCCAGTGGTGGCTCCCCTTCCAGAATGACTCAATCACTTCCTATCACTGGCAGG GGGTCACCCAGAAGTCGTAAAGCACAGGAGGCGTCCTTCATGGACACATTAGATGGAGATGATGATGGACTGGGGGACACAATACAGGACACCATGACTATTAGTGATGCTGCTCAGCTCAGAGAGGACGCCAAGTTTCATGAGATGACTCA aGATGAGTTAAGTGAACAGTTAGAACTGAAAcgtaaagagaaaaagaaactaaGGAAGAAGCTAAAGAAATTTGAGGACGAATTCTTCGAGAAAGCAGGCCG
- the LOC140928561 gene encoding protein FAM13A-like isoform X3 yields MAKMKKKISSPLLKRRNLSDGVAVVGNKTFGVSIDDLLRRSDGCEVPPVVTTIVEFLEKHGLSHEGIFRISGNYKVVESLKATFDKDGEADLEQVGDVMAVAGLLKLFLRELPDPLIPQNLTAEFIKIHQAQKGDSGSVSEIKSLLEKLPSSNYQLLKYLCKFLVKVSRNEENNKMSSMALSIIFGPNFFRCKDGIEGLREQGHTNAIVCKFIQEFDTLFEVSPYATTEIFRVQEAKSNDSVLQFARKYHKVGNDKPESSASDEESSHLTGDKDRTDHKDDGPTYATVKKPKKSLHLSTNVSSSTEDSGMYVRSVSPSWNTQHSSDSGLAQESPKTPEGKEIVQKVINDTIKEHLFGPDLTSTDDNSPHSPESGDEGPPLPSRNYGEDETGKQRRRRRRNNKNQKQESDTSAVVEKNEREKNLINTVEFLETEGHVKARQLDKKEVTKPVKKRPKSEGYELFEREPYVIGVDNNSNNILSSTFPGNKGRAFHHKQDEIVMDDKGSYEEILTTSRGKDTLSMVKRNSEILGSLTQGRAPPPKNRRRPSLKKRKETRESFTSEQEFDKVKQTKPLVHPLVDEAKSKGKVRTTPPKSPRSGRSPRMQPSASSPRQEGDVDQVDSSPLRPRKDVLTKQYKKKHHGSPIVPPLELYKLQQQDSLPDYAQLSPRERYDGLSTDEALLSPRTRPLTVDTRTIPHECPPSPPHQQVEHSWFERRVSGSPKEEITIKQLTKAISQLKKRIREFEDAFEEEHLRRPSQSEKAPIKKFVTELGRARKQLKELKERAKDEAGRLNETVPPMGSQGMKSSSSEPLLTTTPVSIEHSLESSLKRLKEKREDDGRPEEVELMGREQLQEEKLAVQKALLQHESVFGRPSNKRDKDLMRPLYDRYRNIKRKLAMSSSESPVKVVGNRPRTSSVDRLVSDLAPIHEDAPLHSPSGGSPSRMTQSLPITGRGSPRSRKAQEASFMDTLDGDDDGLGDTIQDTMTISDAAQLREDAKFHEMTQDELSEQLELKRKEKKKLRKKLKKFEDEFFEKAGRRIQREDRGDMEPDYHEYKHIKHQLKLIEALLNKRRVINTL; encoded by the exons AtggcaaaaatgaaaaagaaaattagctCTCCTCTTTTGAAGAGAAGAAACCTGAGTGATG GTGTGGCGGTGGTTGGTAACAAGACATTTGGAGTTTCTATTGATGACTTACTAAGAAGGTCTGATGGATGCGAAGTGCCGCCAGTTGTCACAACCATTGTAGAATTCCTTGAAAAGCATG gTTTGAGCCATGAAGGAATATTTCGCATAAGCGGTAACTACAAAGTGGTTGAATCTCTTAAGGCAACATTTGATAAGG ATGGTGAAGCTGACTTGGAACAAGTTGGGGATGTCATGGCTGTAGCTGGTCTACTTAAACTTTTCTTG AGAGAATTGCCAGATCCTCTGATCCCTCAAAATCTGACTGCagaatttattaaaattcatcAAG CCCAAAAAGGTGACAGTGGTTCTGTATCAGAGATAAAGTCCCTGCTTGAGAAGCTTCCATCATCTAATTATCAGTTACTAAAATACCTGTGCAAGTTCCTTGTGAAGGTGTCTAGGAATGAAG aaaataacaaaatgagcTCCATGGCATTGTCCATAATATTTGGACCCAATTTCTTCAG GTGTAAAGATGGAATAGAAGGTCTAAGAGAACAAGGCCATACAAATGCAATCGTTTGCAAGTTTATACAAGAATTTGACACTTTATTTGAG gtGTCTCCTTATGCTACTACTGAGATATTCAGGGTTCAAGAGGCCAA GTCAAATGATTCTGTACTACAGTTTGCAAGAAAATATCATAAG GTGGGGAATGATAAACCAGAAAGTTCAGCCAGTGATGAAGAATCCTCTCATTTAACTGGTGACAAAGACAGAACTGACCATAAAGATGATGGTCCTACTTATGCAACAGtcaagaaaccaaaaaaatcttTACATCTTTCAACAAA TGTTTCTTCCTCCACGGAAGATTCGGGCATGTATGTCAGGTCTGTCTCTCCATCATGGAACACTCAACACAG TAGTGACTCTGGTCTTGCTCAAGAATCTCCAAAGACCCCTGAAGGCAAGGA GATTGTCCAAAAGGTGATCAATGATACTATCAAAGAGCACCTGTTTGGTCCTGACCTTACTTCTACAGATGATAATAGTCCACACTCACCAGAATCTGGTGATGAAG GCCCACCACTGCCCAGCCGTAACTATGGTGAAGACGAAACTGGTAAACAGAGaaggaggagaagaagaaataataagAATCAGAAACAAGAGTCAG ATACTAGTGCTGTGGTGGAGAAAAATGAACGGGAAAAGAACCTCATAAACACAGTCGAGTTTCTTGAAACAGAAGGGCACGTCAAAGCAAGACAACTGGATAAAAAAGAAGTCACAAAACCTGTTAAGAAAAGACCCAAATCTGAGGGATATGAACTATTTGAAAGGGAACCCTATGTTATTGGTGTA GACAATAACAGTAACAACATACTCAGTTCAACCTTTCCTGGGAACAAGGGGAGAGCCTTTCACCATAAACAAGATGAAATAGTAATG GACGATAAAGGATCATATGAGGAGATATTGACCACCAGTAGAGGAAAAGATACACTGTCCATGGTGAAGAGGAACTCTGAAATACTTGGTTCTTTAACCCAAGGGCGAGCACCTCCGCCCAAGAACAGGCGGAGACCAAGCTTAAAGAAGCGAAAAGAAACCAGAGAGAGTTTTACAAGTGAACAAGAGTTTGACAAG GTGAAGCAAACCAAACCTTTAGTACACCCATTAGTCGATGAAGCAAAATCCAAAGGTAAAGTGAGGACCACACCGCCCAAATCACCCAGATCAGGACGATCACCAAGAATGCAGCCTTCAGCTTCGTCACCCAGGCAAGAG GGTGACGTAGACCAGGTTGATTCATCACCTCTTAGACCCAGAAAAGATGTCCTCACTAAACAATATAAGAAAAAACACCACGGCTCACCTATTGTCCCTCCTCTGGAACTCTACAAACTACAGCAGCAGGATTCACTGCCGGATTACGCACAGCTGTCTCCAAGGGAGCGATACGACGGCCTCAGCACCGATGAAGCACTCTTGTCCCCACGCACTCGGCCCCTTACTGTTGATACCCGGACGATACCTCACGAGTGTCCCCCATCTCCACCTCATCAACAAGTTGAACATTCGTGGTTTGAAAGAAG GGTATCCGGGTCTCCAAAAGAAGAAATAACAATCAAGCAACTTACCAAAGCAATCAGTCAACTTAAGAAGAGAATCCGGGAGTTTGAGGATGCATTCGAGGAAGAGCACTTGCGAAGGCCGTCACAGAGCGAAAAAGCACCTATCAAAAAGTTCGTCACGGAATTAGGCCGTGCGCGGAAACAACTCAAGGAACTGAAAGAACGAGCGAAAGACGAAGCTGGGCGACTCAATGAGACTGTTCCACCAATGGGCAGCCAAGGCATGAAGAGCAGTAGCAGTGAACCACTCCTTACTACCACCCCGGTCAGTATCGAGCACTCACTTGAGAGCTCACTAAAGCGACTGAAGGAGAAGAGAGAGGATGATGGTAGACCTGAGGAGGTGGAACTGATGGGCAGGGAACAATTACAGGAGGAGAAGCTGGCCGTACAAAAGGCATTACTGCAGCATGAGAGCGTGTTTGGTCGGCCTAGTAATAAAAGAGACAAGGATCTCATGAGACCTTTATATGACAG ATACCGCAATATCAAACGTAAACTTGCGATGTCTTCGTCCGAATCGCCAGTGAAAGTCGTAGGAAATCGTCCCCGTACTAGTTCAGTGGACCGACTGGTGTCAGATCTGGCTCCTATTCACGAAGACGCACCCTTACATTCGCCCAGTGGTGGCTCCCCTTCCAGAATGACTCAATCACTTCCTATCACTGGCAGG GGGTCACCCAGAAGTCGTAAAGCACAGGAGGCGTCCTTCATGGACACATTAGATGGAGATGATGATGGACTGGGGGACACAATACAGGACACCATGACTATTAGTGATGCTGCTCAGCTCAGAGAGGACGCCAAGTTTCATGAGATGACTCA aGATGAGTTAAGTGAACAGTTAGAACTGAAAcgtaaagagaaaaagaaactaaGGAAGAAGCTAAAGAAATTTGAGGACGAATTCTTCGAGAAAGCAGGCCG
- the LOC140928561 gene encoding protein FAM13A-like isoform X1: MSQRDSGVNRQHSLETGLTQAIRPMLICASESSVSVKNQQGSDQLSVPQTTESRMAKMKKKISSPLLKRRNLSDGVAVVGNKTFGVSIDDLLRRSDGCEVPPVVTTIVEFLEKHGLSHEGIFRISGNYKVVESLKATFDKDGEADLEQVGDVMAVAGLLKLFLRELPDPLIPQNLTAEFIKIHQAQKGDSGSVSEIKSLLEKLPSSNYQLLKYLCKFLVKVSRNEENNKMSSMALSIIFGPNFFRCKDGIEGLREQGHTNAIVCKFIQEFDTLFEVSPYATTEIFRVQEAKSNDSVLQFARKYHKVGNDKPESSASDEESSHLTGDKDRTDHKDDGPTYATVKKPKKSLHLSTNVSSSTEDSGMYVRSVSPSWNTQHSSDSGLAQESPKTPEGKEIVQKVINDTIKEHLFGPDLTSTDDNSPHSPESGDEGPPLPSRNYGEDETGKQRRRRRRNNKNQKQESDTSAVVEKNEREKNLINTVEFLETEGHVKARQLDKKEVTKPVKKRPKSEGYELFEREPYVIGVDNNSNNILSSTFPGNKGRAFHHKQDEIVMDDKGSYEEILTTSRGKDTLSMVKRNSEILGSLTQGRAPPPKNRRRPSLKKRKETRESFTSEQEFDKVKQTKPLVHPLVDEAKSKGKVRTTPPKSPRSGRSPRMQPSASSPRQEGDVDQVDSSPLRPRKDVLTKQYKKKHHGSPIVPPLELYKLQQQDSLPDYAQLSPRERYDGLSTDEALLSPRTRPLTVDTRTIPHECPPSPPHQQVEHSWFERRVSGSPKEEITIKQLTKAISQLKKRIREFEDAFEEEHLRRPSQSEKAPIKKFVTELGRARKQLKELKERAKDEAGRLNETVPPMGSQGMKSSSSEPLLTTTPVSIEHSLESSLKRLKEKREDDGRPEEVELMGREQLQEEKLAVQKALLQHESVFGRPSNKRDKDLMRPLYDRYRNIKRKLAMSSSESPVKVVGNRPRTSSVDRLVSDLAPIHEDAPLHSPSGGSPSRMTQSLPITGRGSPRSRKAQEASFMDTLDGDDDGLGDTIQDTMTISDAAQLREDAKFHEMTQDELSEQLELKRKEKKKLRKKLKKFEDEFFEKAGRRIQREDRGDMEPDYHEYKHIKHQLKLIEALLNKRRVINTL, translated from the exons ATGAGTCAGAGAGACAGTGGTGTTAATCGACAACACAGTTTGGAAACTGGTCTTACTCAGGCAATTCGTCCAATGCTAATATGCGCCTCGGAATCAAGTGTTTCCGTGAAAAACCAGCAG GGTTCGGATCAGCTCTCTGTACCCCAGACTACAGAATCAAGAAtggcaaaaatgaaaaagaaaattagctCTCCTCTTTTGAAGAGAAGAAACCTGAGTGATG GTGTGGCGGTGGTTGGTAACAAGACATTTGGAGTTTCTATTGATGACTTACTAAGAAGGTCTGATGGATGCGAAGTGCCGCCAGTTGTCACAACCATTGTAGAATTCCTTGAAAAGCATG gTTTGAGCCATGAAGGAATATTTCGCATAAGCGGTAACTACAAAGTGGTTGAATCTCTTAAGGCAACATTTGATAAGG ATGGTGAAGCTGACTTGGAACAAGTTGGGGATGTCATGGCTGTAGCTGGTCTACTTAAACTTTTCTTG AGAGAATTGCCAGATCCTCTGATCCCTCAAAATCTGACTGCagaatttattaaaattcatcAAG CCCAAAAAGGTGACAGTGGTTCTGTATCAGAGATAAAGTCCCTGCTTGAGAAGCTTCCATCATCTAATTATCAGTTACTAAAATACCTGTGCAAGTTCCTTGTGAAGGTGTCTAGGAATGAAG aaaataacaaaatgagcTCCATGGCATTGTCCATAATATTTGGACCCAATTTCTTCAG GTGTAAAGATGGAATAGAAGGTCTAAGAGAACAAGGCCATACAAATGCAATCGTTTGCAAGTTTATACAAGAATTTGACACTTTATTTGAG gtGTCTCCTTATGCTACTACTGAGATATTCAGGGTTCAAGAGGCCAA GTCAAATGATTCTGTACTACAGTTTGCAAGAAAATATCATAAG GTGGGGAATGATAAACCAGAAAGTTCAGCCAGTGATGAAGAATCCTCTCATTTAACTGGTGACAAAGACAGAACTGACCATAAAGATGATGGTCCTACTTATGCAACAGtcaagaaaccaaaaaaatcttTACATCTTTCAACAAA TGTTTCTTCCTCCACGGAAGATTCGGGCATGTATGTCAGGTCTGTCTCTCCATCATGGAACACTCAACACAG TAGTGACTCTGGTCTTGCTCAAGAATCTCCAAAGACCCCTGAAGGCAAGGA GATTGTCCAAAAGGTGATCAATGATACTATCAAAGAGCACCTGTTTGGTCCTGACCTTACTTCTACAGATGATAATAGTCCACACTCACCAGAATCTGGTGATGAAG GCCCACCACTGCCCAGCCGTAACTATGGTGAAGACGAAACTGGTAAACAGAGaaggaggagaagaagaaataataagAATCAGAAACAAGAGTCAG ATACTAGTGCTGTGGTGGAGAAAAATGAACGGGAAAAGAACCTCATAAACACAGTCGAGTTTCTTGAAACAGAAGGGCACGTCAAAGCAAGACAACTGGATAAAAAAGAAGTCACAAAACCTGTTAAGAAAAGACCCAAATCTGAGGGATATGAACTATTTGAAAGGGAACCCTATGTTATTGGTGTA GACAATAACAGTAACAACATACTCAGTTCAACCTTTCCTGGGAACAAGGGGAGAGCCTTTCACCATAAACAAGATGAAATAGTAATG GACGATAAAGGATCATATGAGGAGATATTGACCACCAGTAGAGGAAAAGATACACTGTCCATGGTGAAGAGGAACTCTGAAATACTTGGTTCTTTAACCCAAGGGCGAGCACCTCCGCCCAAGAACAGGCGGAGACCAAGCTTAAAGAAGCGAAAAGAAACCAGAGAGAGTTTTACAAGTGAACAAGAGTTTGACAAG GTGAAGCAAACCAAACCTTTAGTACACCCATTAGTCGATGAAGCAAAATCCAAAGGTAAAGTGAGGACCACACCGCCCAAATCACCCAGATCAGGACGATCACCAAGAATGCAGCCTTCAGCTTCGTCACCCAGGCAAGAG GGTGACGTAGACCAGGTTGATTCATCACCTCTTAGACCCAGAAAAGATGTCCTCACTAAACAATATAAGAAAAAACACCACGGCTCACCTATTGTCCCTCCTCTGGAACTCTACAAACTACAGCAGCAGGATTCACTGCCGGATTACGCACAGCTGTCTCCAAGGGAGCGATACGACGGCCTCAGCACCGATGAAGCACTCTTGTCCCCACGCACTCGGCCCCTTACTGTTGATACCCGGACGATACCTCACGAGTGTCCCCCATCTCCACCTCATCAACAAGTTGAACATTCGTGGTTTGAAAGAAG GGTATCCGGGTCTCCAAAAGAAGAAATAACAATCAAGCAACTTACCAAAGCAATCAGTCAACTTAAGAAGAGAATCCGGGAGTTTGAGGATGCATTCGAGGAAGAGCACTTGCGAAGGCCGTCACAGAGCGAAAAAGCACCTATCAAAAAGTTCGTCACGGAATTAGGCCGTGCGCGGAAACAACTCAAGGAACTGAAAGAACGAGCGAAAGACGAAGCTGGGCGACTCAATGAGACTGTTCCACCAATGGGCAGCCAAGGCATGAAGAGCAGTAGCAGTGAACCACTCCTTACTACCACCCCGGTCAGTATCGAGCACTCACTTGAGAGCTCACTAAAGCGACTGAAGGAGAAGAGAGAGGATGATGGTAGACCTGAGGAGGTGGAACTGATGGGCAGGGAACAATTACAGGAGGAGAAGCTGGCCGTACAAAAGGCATTACTGCAGCATGAGAGCGTGTTTGGTCGGCCTAGTAATAAAAGAGACAAGGATCTCATGAGACCTTTATATGACAG ATACCGCAATATCAAACGTAAACTTGCGATGTCTTCGTCCGAATCGCCAGTGAAAGTCGTAGGAAATCGTCCCCGTACTAGTTCAGTGGACCGACTGGTGTCAGATCTGGCTCCTATTCACGAAGACGCACCCTTACATTCGCCCAGTGGTGGCTCCCCTTCCAGAATGACTCAATCACTTCCTATCACTGGCAGG GGGTCACCCAGAAGTCGTAAAGCACAGGAGGCGTCCTTCATGGACACATTAGATGGAGATGATGATGGACTGGGGGACACAATACAGGACACCATGACTATTAGTGATGCTGCTCAGCTCAGAGAGGACGCCAAGTTTCATGAGATGACTCA aGATGAGTTAAGTGAACAGTTAGAACTGAAAcgtaaagagaaaaagaaactaaGGAAGAAGCTAAAGAAATTTGAGGACGAATTCTTCGAGAAAGCAGGCCG